From Bacteroidota bacterium, one genomic window encodes:
- a CDS encoding T9SS C-terminal target domain-containing protein — MFDFDKQTADSGFVMGGFSSSPISGDKTEHSNYRDYFVLKVDKNGIDEWQNTIWANGEEWIQELQQTNDGYILGGYSSA, encoded by the coding sequence ATGTTTGATTTCGATAAACAAACTGCAGATAGTGGCTTTGTCATGGGTGGATTTTCGTCATCGCCAATATCGGGTGACAAAACCGAGCACAGTAATTACCGCGACTATTTTGTGTTGAAAGTAGATAAGAATGGCATTGATGAATGGCAGAATACGATATGGGCAAATGGAGAAGAATGGATACAGGAATTACAGCAGACTAATGACGGTTATATTCTTGGTGGATATTCGAGTGCA